One region of Zingiber officinale cultivar Zhangliang chromosome 7B, Zo_v1.1, whole genome shotgun sequence genomic DNA includes:
- the LOC122005562 gene encoding uncharacterized protein LOC122005562, translating to MSNSTISAGVSSAAAPAPEQVGEDSNFENISRVITLACMLLICLSFLTAATKHRLWHANSPIDKLHKFVLDQILDQLMDLASIYLLTSKGIYLVWGVILMIANGAITCIAVTHTLSDSRSSFMNLFFIGLLSYNLIVPLRDIEDADPFSHFVINLWMIWGLIILKTVDKFFSFWVAKRAYGSADRTNIISDYMRFECTLSTGTLDPVSMRGYKYIVSGEEKVSFQTKITDDRQVDIDIANSLSDKVVTVERVWDCRDQLLGRKMDSDGKFKDICLSFALMKLLRRRFLDYPAEELNDVSKSMTLVLQGLLNLESEDKHRAFRVIMTELGFLQDLFFSQYPIIFGCGFPIYNYLLSLLLLGATGCLANTAYSDTHDLGGNDIDLYITFVLVAMIIIMEITETATYLLSDWNKVTLLINYVKFPWLQKSCFINTALRFLCKIKIMQPVRDKIGQFSLLEQFGKFSIRAKLCNSRATFGNGVMKFCHASVKLPDEAKRMILDQLRLLSRGTLSNGESSLRRNGMEELGWTCKLQASTQTILLWHIATWYCEKMGQSQRSLPSSGKKEVATALSNYCAYLVVFVPDLLPDQGNKAKRILDKLASEIDKVGARDELHMLDIMMGLLESNTILGMGAELGKRLVESISDENKRWDVLAEFWAEYVLYLAPSDNVQAHHESLGSGGEFITHLWVLLYHAGVLDRASRDTLASNTYP from the exons ATGTCGAATAGTACGATCAGTGCTGGAGTCTCCTCCGCAGCAGCTCCAGCCCCGGAACAGGTGGGTGAAGACTCGAATTTCGAAAACATAAGCAGAGTCATCACCTTAGCCTGCATGCTGCTCATCTGCCTCAGCTTCCTCACTGCGGCCACAAAGCATCGGCTTTGGCACGCCAATTCCCCAATCGACAAACTGCACAAGTTCGTCCTTGACCAGATACTGGATCAGCTGATGGACTTGGCCTCCATCTATCTGCTCACCTCGAAGGGCATCTACCTCGTGTGGGGTGTGATCTTGATGATCGCCAATGGCGCTATCACTTGCATCGCCGTTACCCACACCCTTTCCGACTCCAGGTCCAGCTTCATGAATCTCTTCTTCATCGGGCTGCTTAGCTACAATCTGATCGTGCCTCTCCGGGACATCGAAGATGCTGATCCCTTTTCCCACTTCGTCATCAACCTGTGGATGATTTGGGGGTTGATCATTCTGAAGACAGTGGACAAGTTCTTCAGCTTTTGGGTTGCCAAACGCGCGTACGGATCAGCAGATAGGACCAACATCATCTCTGACTACATGCGATTTGAGTGTACGCTGAGCACTGGCACTCTCGATCCCGTCTCCATGCGAGGTTATAAATACATCGTGAGCGGAGAAGAAAAAGTATCATTCCAGACAAAGATAACAGATGACCGCCAGGTGGATATCGACATCGCAAACAGTTTGAGCGATAAAGTGGTGACGGTGGAGAGAGTGTGGGACTGCAGAGATCAGCTGCTCGGACGCAAAATGGACTCAGATGGGAAATTCAAGGACATATGTCTCTCCTTCGCCTTGATGAAGCTGCTGAGAAGAAG GTTTCTCGATTACCCTGCTGAGGAACTAAATGACGTATCCAAGAGCATGACATTGGTCTTACAGGGGCTCCTTAACCTTGAGTCGGAGGACAAGCACAGGGCCTTTCGGGTGATCATGACAGAGTTAGGGTTCTTACAAGACCTCTTCTTTTCCCAGTATCCTATTATTTTTGGTTGTGGATTTCCGATCTACAATTATCTTCTGTCTCTGTTGCTGTTGGGAGCCACTGGTTGCCTCGCCAACACAGCTTATTCTGACACCCACGATCTGGGAGGCAACGATATTGATCTTTATATCACTTTTGTCCTCGTAGCCATGATCATTATCATGGAGATCACTGAAACAGCCACTTACTTGCTCTCCGACTGGAACAAAGTGACGTTACTGATCAACTACGTAAAGTTTCCATGGCTACAGAAATCATGTTTTATTAACACGGCGCTTCGATTCTTGTGCAAGATAAAGATCATGCAACCTGTGCGCGATAAAATCGGACAGTTTTCGCTCCTTGAACAGTTTGGCAAGTTCTCGATCAGAGCTAAGCTGTGCAATAGCAGAGCAACCTTCGGCAATGGGGTCATGAAATTCTGTCATGCATCTGTTAAATTACCCGACGAGGCGAAGAGAATGATCTTGGATCAGCTCCGTCTGTTAAGCCGAGGCACCCTCTCCAACGGTGAGTCGTCACTGCGTCGAAATGGGATGGAAGAATTGGGCTGGACCTGCAAGCTTCAGGCCAGCACGCAGACGATTCTGTTATGGCACATTGCCACTTGGTACTGCGAAAAAATGGGGCAATCGCAACGGTCTCTTCCGTCGTCGGGAAAGAAAGAGGTCGCCACCGCGCTATCGAATTACTGTGCGTACCTCGTTGTCTTTGTTCCGGATTTGCTGCCCGATCAGGGCAACAAAGCAAAAAGAATTTTAGACAAGTTGGCGAGTGAGATCGACAAGGTCGGGGCCAGAGATGAGCTGCACATGTTGGATATCATGATGGGGCTCCTTGAATCAAACACGATACTAGGGATGGGTGCAGAGTTGGGGAAGAGGTTGGTGGAATCCATCAGTGATGAGAACAAGAGATGGGATGTGTTGGCGGAGTTCTGGGCAGAGTACGTCCTGTACCTTGCACCGTCGGACAACGTTCAAGCTCACCATGAAAGCCTTGGTTCCGGAGGGGAGTTCATTACCCATCTGTGGGTTCTCTTGTATCATGCAGGCGTTCTTGATCGAGCGTCCAGAGATACCTTAGCTTCAAACACCTACCCGTGA